A stretch of Aureispira sp. CCB-E DNA encodes these proteins:
- a CDS encoding ABC transporter ATP-binding protein, producing MKTTKLVDQKFDNKRALLPFLKRIGRYAWKYPRWVLGLLFWVMVVAVADALFPLLLKVTIDDAITPQLEAIKLAQDQGLTYDLDFYLIYYYTGLFLLVGIVQAIGVYLFIRYAGRIQEYVMHDLRKDMFDRLQKLSFSFYDRSASGWLLTRLTSDTDRVAEVISWGLLEAFWGVSMISFCLVVLFFYSWKLGLIVALSIPFMLLISVKIRMLVLEYSRASRKINSELTATFSEHINGIVVNKSTAQEKRVSREFQVLSGRMQRASYRASYYTAMYIPLVILTGSFAAAFVVYFGGKMVLAVPAIITVGTLVAALDYATKIFIPIVDISMFYARAQSSLSAGERIFSLIDEPLDIKDSPTATDFEAIQGSIQFDQVDFYYNPEQAILSNFNLNIKAGESIALVGATGEGKSTIANLVARFYEPKAGKLKIDGIDYTTKTLKSLRKQLGMVLQTPHLFIGTIRDNIRYAKKEATDAEIIQTLDLIGATYFMDRLDEEVGEEGENLSMGEKQLISFARAILPNPKILIMDEATSSIDTITEAKIQQSIQQMLENRTAIIIAHRLSTIKNCDRILVIQKGTILEDGNHQTLMSKKGKYYDLYTKQLRSEQILS from the coding sequence ATGAAAACGACAAAATTAGTTGATCAAAAATTTGACAACAAGAGAGCCCTACTCCCCTTCTTGAAAAGGATTGGTCGATATGCGTGGAAATACCCACGTTGGGTATTGGGCTTACTTTTTTGGGTAATGGTTGTCGCTGTTGCCGATGCCTTATTTCCATTATTACTAAAAGTAACTATTGACGATGCCATTACACCTCAATTAGAAGCCATAAAACTAGCACAAGACCAAGGCTTAACCTATGATTTAGATTTTTATTTAATTTATTATTACACAGGGCTATTTTTATTGGTTGGCATCGTACAGGCTATAGGAGTTTATTTGTTTATTCGGTATGCTGGGCGTATTCAAGAATACGTTATGCACGACCTGCGTAAAGATATGTTTGATCGTCTACAAAAATTATCTTTCTCTTTTTATGATCGTTCGGCTTCTGGTTGGTTGCTGACACGTTTAACGTCAGATACAGATCGGGTTGCGGAAGTTATTTCTTGGGGGTTGCTAGAAGCCTTTTGGGGAGTCTCAATGATTTCTTTCTGTTTAGTGGTGCTATTTTTTTACAGTTGGAAATTAGGGTTAATCGTAGCCCTTTCCATTCCTTTTATGTTACTTATTTCTGTAAAAATAAGAATGCTTGTTTTGGAATATTCTAGAGCTTCTAGAAAAATAAACAGTGAATTAACGGCTACCTTTTCGGAGCATATTAATGGGATTGTTGTTAACAAAAGCACGGCACAAGAAAAACGAGTTAGTCGAGAATTTCAAGTCCTTAGTGGTAGAATGCAACGAGCCTCCTACCGAGCATCATACTATACTGCCATGTATATTCCATTGGTTATTTTAACGGGTTCGTTTGCTGCCGCATTTGTTGTTTACTTTGGTGGAAAAATGGTACTTGCTGTCCCCGCAATTATTACTGTTGGAACTTTGGTTGCTGCCTTGGATTATGCCACTAAAATTTTTATTCCAATTGTAGATATTTCCATGTTTTACGCACGGGCACAAAGTTCCTTGTCAGCAGGAGAGCGTATTTTTTCACTTATTGATGAACCTTTAGACATCAAAGACAGCCCTACTGCTACAGACTTTGAGGCTATTCAAGGTAGTATACAGTTTGATCAAGTAGACTTTTATTACAATCCAGAACAAGCTATTTTAAGTAATTTTAACCTAAATATCAAAGCTGGCGAATCTATTGCATTGGTGGGTGCGACAGGAGAAGGAAAATCGACTATTGCTAATTTAGTCGCTCGATTTTATGAACCCAAAGCAGGAAAACTCAAAATTGATGGCATCGACTATACCACAAAAACATTAAAAAGCTTAAGAAAACAGTTGGGGATGGTTTTGCAAACGCCTCATTTGTTTATTGGAACAATTCGAGACAATATTCGCTATGCTAAAAAGGAGGCAACCGATGCCGAAATTATTCAAACGTTGGATTTGATTGGAGCAACTTATTTTATGGATCGATTGGATGAAGAAGTAGGGGAAGAAGGCGAAAACTTGTCCATGGGCGAAAAACAATTGATTTCTTTTGCTAGAGCAATTTTGCCCAACCCAAAGATTTTGATCATGGATGAAGCTACTTCATCTATTGATACGATTACAGAAGCAAAAATTCAACAGAGTATTCAACAGATGTTGGAGAATAGAACAGCGATTATTATAGCACATCGCCTATCTACCATAAAAAACTGTGATCGCATTCTTGTTATCCAAAAAGGAACGATCCTTGAAGACGGCAATCATCAAACTCTAATGTCAAAAAAGGGCAAATACTATGATCTGTATACCAAACAATTGCGTTCAGAACAAATTCTTTCTTAG
- a CDS encoding ABC transporter ATP-binding protein: MQKFYQLWAVLDKWKTGYLIAGLLLTFSSLVRMLEPKVIQIAVDGVIKFFDPSTTNNEPDWLVGLFYKVLPTIQSDNLTWVLFCIGILLVGIVSIKAITWFIANILVASSTEKAIKNFRDKLFAHIQTLSLSQMSKIPTGELIQRCTGDVGTIQKFIGTQISELIRLLAIAIGAFVMMWLVHPTYALISVVLFIPIILTSYFFFKKEQSVWEEHENEQDKLTAIIQENLSGIRVVKAFAEETNETIRFAAQNKAKRSIGVRHIDLHMVFWPLSDWLVNIQIALSLFAGGYYSLLGEITIGEYASFFTYAIMVTWPMRNLGRIVSQLGMAGVAMERITQILHADVEEYHASPTSTPVESLGKIEFKNVWFAYPQSSPASEKELTNAASRQWALKDVSFEINHGETLAIMGPTGAGKSTLIALLLRFYEPNKGSIWLNDKPLESYDKLFLRQQLGVVLQKPFLFSTSIYANIAYARNDLHGDLKLLSQDAVSDNIIEQVATDACVTDFIDKMSAGYDTLVGEKGVTLSGGQKQRVALARTLLSNPQILILDDATSAVDTETEFKIQEALNKRMKDKTTLIISHRLTSVQHADKILILKEGQVLEFGNHQTLLQNNLFYKEVFDIQSSIEASIE; the protein is encoded by the coding sequence ATGCAAAAATTTTACCAACTTTGGGCAGTCTTAGACAAATGGAAGACCGGGTACTTGATTGCAGGATTGCTTTTAACCTTCTCTTCATTGGTAAGAATGTTAGAACCTAAGGTTATACAAATAGCCGTAGATGGCGTCATAAAATTTTTCGATCCATCTACCACAAACAATGAACCAGACTGGTTGGTTGGTCTTTTTTATAAGGTATTACCAACAATACAATCTGATAATTTGACTTGGGTTTTATTCTGTATTGGTATTTTATTGGTTGGTATTGTCAGTATTAAAGCGATTACTTGGTTTATTGCCAACATATTAGTTGCTAGCAGTACAGAAAAGGCCATTAAAAATTTTAGAGATAAGTTGTTTGCACACATACAAACGTTATCACTCTCCCAAATGAGTAAAATACCTACAGGAGAATTGATTCAACGCTGTACGGGTGATGTTGGAACCATACAAAAATTCATTGGAACTCAAATATCTGAATTAATTCGGTTGTTGGCTATTGCCATTGGTGCCTTTGTGATGATGTGGTTGGTTCATCCAACTTATGCACTTATTTCTGTCGTTTTATTTATCCCTATCATCCTCACTTCTTACTTTTTCTTCAAGAAGGAACAATCGGTTTGGGAAGAACACGAAAATGAACAAGACAAACTAACGGCTATCATCCAGGAGAATTTATCTGGCATTCGAGTAGTCAAAGCATTTGCAGAGGAAACCAATGAAACGATTCGCTTTGCAGCACAAAACAAAGCTAAACGAAGTATTGGTGTTCGACATATCGATTTGCACATGGTCTTTTGGCCTCTATCAGATTGGTTGGTTAACATTCAAATCGCTTTGTCTCTTTTTGCAGGAGGGTATTATTCCTTATTAGGTGAGATTACAATTGGTGAGTACGCCAGCTTTTTCACCTATGCTATTATGGTAACTTGGCCCATGCGAAACCTTGGAAGAATTGTTTCTCAATTGGGTATGGCTGGGGTAGCTATGGAGAGAATTACTCAGATATTACATGCAGATGTTGAAGAGTATCATGCTTCTCCAACATCAACTCCTGTAGAATCTTTAGGAAAAATAGAATTTAAAAATGTTTGGTTTGCCTATCCTCAAAGTAGTCCTGCGTCAGAAAAAGAATTGACTAATGCTGCTTCTAGGCAATGGGCTTTAAAGGATGTTAGTTTTGAAATTAATCATGGAGAGACCTTAGCTATAATGGGACCAACTGGAGCTGGAAAATCTACCTTGATTGCACTATTACTACGATTTTACGAACCAAACAAAGGAAGTATTTGGCTCAACGACAAACCTTTAGAGAGCTATGACAAGCTATTTTTGAGACAACAATTGGGTGTTGTTTTACAAAAACCATTTTTATTTTCTACTAGTATTTATGCCAATATTGCTTATGCTCGAAATGATTTGCATGGAGATTTGAAACTATTATCCCAAGATGCTGTATCTGATAACATAATTGAACAAGTGGCTACCGATGCTTGTGTGACTGATTTTATTGATAAAATGAGTGCAGGATACGATACGTTGGTTGGAGAGAAGGGAGTTACGTTATCTGGTGGTCAAAAACAGCGGGTTGCTCTAGCTAGAACACTACTGAGTAATCCTCAAATTTTAATTTTAGATGATGCTACTTCTGCCGTTGATACAGAAACAGAATTTAAAATACAAGAAGCTTTAAATAAGAGGATGAAAGATAAAACAACGCTCATCATTTCGCATCGATTAACGTCTGTACAACATGCTGATAAAATTCTAATCTTAAAAGAAGGACAAGTTTTAGAATTTGGCAATCATCAAACCCTATTACAAAACAATCTTTTTTACAAAGAGGTATTCGATATTCAATCTAGTATCGAAGCGTCTATTGAGTAA